The window GTCGCCCGGCAAGCCACCCCAGGCCTGACGCAGGTAGTTGATCAGGTCGGTGAGCTGCTCGTCACTGAGCTTGTCGGCGAAGCCCGGCATCGGCTGCATGCGCTCGAAACCGGTGAACTGCTGCTCGCGGATGCCCTCGACGATGACCTTGGCCAGGTTGCGCGAATCGGCCAGGCGCAGGGTGGTGTTGCCCTGCATCGCCACGGCAATGTGCGGCTTGCCCTCGCCGTCATTGCCGTGACAGCCGGCACAGACGTTGAGGTACTGCTGGCGGCCACGCTTGGCGCTGTCGCCGAGCTGGTCCTGGGCAACCGCCTGAACCACCTTGGCCTGCGGCGGCTGATCGCCGAGCAGGTAGGTGGACATGGCGGCCAGGTCCTCGTCACCCAGGTGCTGGGTGCTCAGGTGCATCACCGGGAACATCTCGTTGAACATGCTGCCCTGCGGGCTCATGCCGTGCTTGAGGAAGCCGGTGAGATCGGCGCTGGTCCAGCCGCGTTCGGCCAGATCCTGGGCCAGCAGGCTCGGAGCGCTGTAGCCGTTGAGCAGGCCGCCGGTGAGGCGCTTGTCCTGCTGCAGCGCGCCGATCTGGTTGCGCGGGGTGTGGCACTCGCCGCAGTGGCCGAGCACTTCCACCAGGTACTGGCCGCGCTTGTAGGCGTCGCTCTTGCCGTCGGTGTTTTCCAGCTGGACGCTCTTGCCGTACAGCATGTTCCAGCCGGTCAGACCCAGGCGCACGTTGAACGGGAAGCTCAGGCTGGTTTCGGGCGCGGCGCGGTGCACCGGCGTCTGGCTCATCAGGTAGGCGTAGAGGGCATCGCTGTCCTCGCGCGTGATGAGGTGGTACGAGGTGTAGGGCATGGCCGGGTAGAGGTTGGCGCCGTCCTTGCGCTTGCCCTCGGTGAGGGCGGCGAAGAACTCGTCGGCGCTGTAGCCGCCGATGCCGAAGTCCTTGTCCGGGGTGATGTTGCTGCCGTAGATGGTGCCGAACGGCGAGTGGATCGGCAGGCCGCCGGCGAACGGCGCGCCGCCCTCGGCGGTGTGACAGGCCATGCAGTCGGCGGCGCGGGAGACGTACTCGCCGCGCTTGATCAGCTCCTGGTCTGCCGCCTGGGCGCCAACCGCCAGGCCGAGGCCGGCAGCCAGCGCGAGGCCGGAAAGAATACGCTGCATGCTTAGCCCTCCTTGACCAGGCCGAGATCGGTCAGCACTTCGCGGGTGGCGTCGTAGTAACGCACGTACCCGGTGCAGCGACAGATGTGGTGGCCCAGGCTGGCCTCGATGGTTGCCTCCAGCTCGCTCTTCTTCAGCGGCTGGCGCTGAGCCTTTTCCACCAGCACAGTGGCGGCGTTGACGAAGCCCGGTGCGCAGTAGCTGCACTGGAAGGCGAAGCGGTCGACGAACTTCTGCTGGATCGGGTTCAGCTCCTTCACCGAACCGTCTTCCTCACGCTTGGCGTGGCCCTCGATGGTGCGCACCTTCTTGCCTTCGAAGTAGTGCGCGCCGGTAATGCAGGTGCGCACTTCCTCGCTGGTGCCGTCGGGGTTGTCGACGATCACCACGCAGGCGTGACAGATGCCCTGGCCGCAGCCCAGGCGCGAACCGGTGAGGTTCTGGTATTCGTGCAGGTAGTCGATCATCGGCAGGTCCTCGGGAACCTCGACCGGACCGACGGTTTGACCATTGAGGGTCAGGTTGAGCGGACGGTTAGCCATTGAGGGCCTCCTTGATACGAGCGGGGGTGATGGGCAGGTCGCGGACGCGCTTGCCGATGGCGTGGGCCACGGCGTTGCCGATGGCGCCGACCACCGGGATCATCACCACTTCGGCGATGCCCTTGGACGGGTCGCTGGGCGAGAGCGGCGGAAGGATTTCCGAGCTCTGCTGCCAGACGGCCACGTCTTTCGCCTTCGGGAGACGGTAGCGGTTGAAGTTCCAGTCGCCCTCGCCCGGGCCACCCTCGTACAGCGGCATGTCTTCCAGCAGCGCATGGCCGATGCCCATGGCGGTGCCGCCTTCGATCTGGCCTTTCACCAGCTCCGGCACCAGCACGCGGCCGCACTCGATCCAGCTGTGGTGGTTGAGCACGGTGACTTCACCGTTGCCCTTGTTCACCTTCAGCTCGACGATGGTCGCTACCGGGCTGTAGTAGGTCACCGCGGCGTTGTTCAGTTGCACCGGCGGGTAAGCCACGTTCTGGCGATCCAGCAGGTGGAAGCCGGCGCTGTTCATCTGCGCCTTCTTCACGCCCGGCGCGCCGTCGCCGTATTTCACGGCCAGGGCATCCAGGGGCAGGCGGTCACGCACGCCGTCGATGATGAAATCGCACTCCGCCCAGCTCCAGCGGTTGAAGCCGTGGACGGTAGCGCCGGTAACCAGGCCCTTCTCGTGGGCGACCTGCGCCAGCTCGGCGAACGACAGCGGCTGCAAGCCGTTGGCGGTGAGCTTGCCATCGACCCAGTGGGCGTCTTCGCGGCGCACCACCAGCGGGTTGGCGGCGCCGTTGAACGGACCGCGGCGCCAGATTTCCAGGGCCGCCGGCCACAGGCCGTGGTTGAACAGCACACGCGCCGCTTCGCGAGTGGCGTGGCTGAAGTAATAAGCCGAGTTGGTCGCCGACGACGCCGAAGCGTACTTGCCGACCCAGCGCGGGTTGCGCAGCTTCTCGTCCTGGGTGGGCTGGCTCATGGTGTAGGGGTCTTCGCCGCTGAGCAGCTGAAGCTCCGGCCACTCGGTTTCGGCGGTCTTCATCTCGTCCGCCGGCTTGCCGAGGAAGTCGGCCACCACCAGCGCCTGGGACGTCGACATACCGGTGCCGATCTCGATGCCGATGTGGCGCATGTGCACCTTACCCTGGGCATCGAACTCGATGCTCGCCATGGGCGCTTCGGAACCGGTGCCGAAGTCCTTCTGGCAGATGGCGAAGCCGACGCCGTACCAGTGGTCCGGGTCCTTGGCATCCATCTCTTTCTTGCGCGCATCGCGGGTCTTCCACCACTCATGGGCGGCGGCCTTGTCGAGGATCTCGTGCAGGCGCAGGGCGCCAGCGGGGATCGCACCCTGGGTGTTCTTCATGCCCGACTTCAGCGCGTTGACGCGGCGCAGCTCGATGGCGTCGACGCCCAGGCGACCGGCGATCTCGTCCACCATCATTTCGGTGGCGGCCATGCTCTGCAGGGTGCCGTAGCCACGCATGGAGCCGGCCTCGACGGCGCGGGAATGGTAGGCGGTCACCTGCAGGTCGTTCTGCGGCATGTAGTAGATCGACTGCGCGGCGGTGGCGCCCACGGCGGCCACGGACGGGCTGTAGTTGATGCGGCCGCCGCCGTCCACACTCATCTCGGTGCGGAAGATCTTGAAGGTCATGTCCTTCTTGTCCACCGCGAGCTGGTAGCGGATGTCGAACGGGTGGCGCTTGATGCCGCTCTGGAACTGCTCGTAGCGGTCATTGGCCAGGCGCACCGGCACGCCGTTGCCATACAGCGCAGCCAGGGCCGCGTAGAAGACGAAGATGTTGTGGTCCTTGGAACCGTAGCCCACGGTGTAGCCGGGGTGCATGTTCAGCTTGGCCAGACCGAAGCGCGACGGGGCGATCATGTGCGCCGTCTCGTAGGCGGCCTCGAACGGGCACTGGGTGGCGACGACGAAGTGCAGGGTCTTGCTCGCCGGGTCGTACCAACCGTTGCCGTTGTCCGGCTCCATGGCGGCCGGTTCGATGGACGGGGTCTTGTAGCGTTCGTCGAAGACCAGCCAGTTTTCCGGCGGGTTTTCGATCTGGTCCTTGATCTTCTGCGCGTAGAACAGGCCCTGCTCGGTGAGGTCGCCGTGCTGGTTGGGCTGCTGGTTCCACACCGGTTTGCGCTCGCGGATCATCGGGAAGAGGATCGAGTCCTTGAGGCTGGAGAACTCGTCCGGATCGGCCGAGGTCGCGCCGCCGACGCGCACGTAGCGGAAGCTGCCGTAGGGATCGCCCTGATACAGCGGAGCCTGCGCGCCGTAGCGGATCGCCTTGTCGTTGAACTTCATCTTCAGCTTGGCCTGACGGAAGCGCTCGAAGTCGTTCCAGATCAGGATGGCCACCGGATGGCCGATGAACATCGGCACCTTGCCGCGCGGCAGCAGCGGGTCCGGCGCGTGGGCTTCGGGGAAGACGATGCCGTCCTTGTCCAGGTCATCGGCGGTAACGATGCGGTCAGGCTGCAGCTCGGCGCCCAGCCAGGCGAGATCGATGCCGTCGAAGATGCGGTCGGCCTTGATGGTCTTGAGCAACATGGCGTGGCCCTGCTGCTGCGGCCAGCCGGGCATGTCCTTGGAGCGGATGTCACGGGCGAACACCTTGTTGCCGCAGACCTTGGACAGTGCGTCGTTACGGAAACGCACCTTGCCGTCGTGGCCCATCCACTGTTGGGGCGAGACGGTGACGGAGTTTTCCATCAGGGCAGCGAAAGCCCGGCTGCCAAGCGGCGCCAGCGTCACGCTGACGCCGGCGATCAGCCCGCCCTGCAGGAAGGCACGCCGGGAAATATCACGGTTGGACATGGTTCATCCTCTGGACGGTGAAGGCCCGCCCATGTCGATTTCTGGTGCTGAATAAAACTGGAAGGGTGCGCAATCGGGGGGCGTTTCGAAGGTGACGCCGAAGGGTGTTCTTGCTGTAAAACCTGACCCTTTCGTCAACTTTAACCCATCTGCATCCTTCCAGGCAAAGTCAAGCAGGCAACTTGTCGCGCTGTCAGCCAATCGGACGACCTGTCATCCACCTGCGCCGCGGACGCTCAAGCCCGCCCATTCCGCGCCGCACAACCGGAGAAGTGCTACATCGTGTTACGCTTCGCAGCCTTTGCTTAGCCCCCTAACGACTCCTCCAGCGAAAGCCTCCGCCATGCCTGCCGAAGCCACGTCCCTACTGCGTCACCGCCCCTTCCTCGCCTTCTGGCTCGCCCGCGTCTGCACCGCCAGCGCCTTCCAGATGATCACCGTGGCCATCGGCTGGCACATCTACCAGCTGACCCACAACGTGCTCGACCTCGGTCTGGTAGGACTGGTGGAGTTCCTCCCGCGCGTGATCTTCATGTTGCACACCGGCCACGTCGCCGACCGCTACGACCGCCGGCGCATCGCCTCGATCTGCCAGATCGGCCAGGGCCTGGTGGCGGTGGCGCTGGTGGTGGGCGCCAGCACCGACAGCGTGACCCGCGAGATGATCTTCGTGATGGCCTTCCTGCTCGGCACCGCGCGGGCCTTCGAGATGCCGACCACCCAGGCGCTGCTGCCGAACATCGTGCCCAGCGCACTGTTCCCCCGCGCCGTGGCCGCCTCCGCCTCAGCCATGCAGGCAGCGACCATCGCCGCGCCCGCCCTTGGCGGTCTGCTCTACGCGCTGGGCGCCTTCTGGGTCTACACGCCGACCGCCGTGCTCTACTTCATCGCCTGCACCCTGGTCATGACCCTACCCTCGCGCCAGGCTCCCGCCGTCCAGGGCAAGGCCACGCTGGAATCGTTGCTGGCCGGCATCCGCTTCATCCGCAGCCGCCCGGACATCTTCGGCGCCATCTCCCTGGACCTGTTCGCCGTGCTACTGGGCGGCGCCACCGCGCTGCTGCCGGTGTTCGCCAAGGACATCCTGCTCACCGGCCCCTGGGGCCTGGGCCTGCTGCGCTCAGCCCCGGCGGTGGGCGCGCTGCTGATGTCGTTCTGGCTGGCGCGCTTCCCCATCGAGCGCAATGTCGGGCGGATCATGTTCACTGCCGTGGGCGTGTTCGGCATCACCACCATCGCCTTCGGCCTGTCGACGTCCTTCTGGTTCTCCCTGGCGGTGCTGGTGGTGCTGGGCGCGGCGGACATGATCAGCATGGTGATCCGCGGCGCCTTCGTGCAGCTGGAAACCCCGGACGAGATGCGCGGCCGGGTCAGCGCGGTGAATGGCCTGTTCATCGGCGCCTCGAACCAGCTGGGCGAGTTCGAGTCGGGCGTCACCGCCCACTGGTTCGGCACCGTGCCGGCGGTGGTGCTGGGCGGGGTCGGCACGCTGATCGTCACTGGCGCGTGGATGAAGCTGTTCCCTACCCTGGCCAAACGCGACAAGTTGCACTGATCGCTCCCGAGCGCCGCCCCTGTAGGAGCGAGCTTGCTCGCGAACATTGGTGCGAGGCATTGCCCTCACCCTAGCCCTCTCCAAGGGGAGAGGGGACCGATCGGCGCAGGATGGAACGACAGCATCAGCCGGCACGGACGCCCCCTCTCCCTTCAGGGAGAGGGAACTGTTCGGTGCAGGGCTGCAGGTTGGCGTTAGCCGGCAATTTCGGTTCGCGAGCAAGCTCGCTCCTACCACACTCCCGTAACCCCAAGACAAAAAAATCCCTCGCACGAAACCGTGCGGGGGATGTGGGAACGGGCGCCGGGGGAAGGCGCCCGGATGGGATCTGTCAGTGCGGCGCGCCCAGCCCCGCCGCACTCATGAACAGGCGCATCAGCCAGGCCGCAACGCCCAGGCCGGCCACGCTCAGCGCCCAGATCAGCACCAGCCAGCCGAGCCGCTTGCGCAGCGGCACCTTCTCCTGCTCTTCGTGAGTCATGCCGCGCACCTCAGTGGTAGCCATCGCCATGCTTCACCTTGCCGCGGAACACGTAGTAGCTCCACGCGGTGTAGCCGAGGATGAAGGGAATGATGAACAGCGCGCCCACCAGCATGAAGCCCTGGCTCTGCGGCGGCGCCGCGGCGTCCCAGATAGACAGCGACGGCGGCACGATGTTCGGCCACAGGCTGATGCCCAGTCCGCTGTAGCCGAGGAAGATCAGCACCAGGGTGAGCACGAAGGGCTTCACATGGTCGTTGCTGGCCACCGAGCGCAGCAGGTTGTAGAGGGTCACCAGCACCAGCAGCGGCACCGGCAGGAACCAGAACAGGTTGGGCAGGCTGAACCAGCGCTGGGCGATTTCCTCGTGGGCCAGCGGGGTCCACAGGCTGACGATGCCGATCACTGCCAGCAGCACCAGCGCCAGCGGCTTGGCCAGGTCGTGCATGCGCTCCTGCAGACGCCCCTCGGTCTTCATGATCAGCCAGGTGCAGCCCAGCAGGCTGTAGGCGACCACCAGGCCAAGGCCGCAGAACAGCGGGAACGGCGCCAGCCAGTCCAGCGCGCCACCGGCGAAGGCACGGTTTTCCACTGGAATGCCCTCGATGAAGGCACCCAGTGCCACGCCCTGGAAGAAAGTCGCCACCAGTGAACCGGCGATGAACGACTTGTCCCACAGGTGCCGCTTGTTCGGCCGCGCCTTGAAGCGGAACTCGAAGGCCACGCCGCGGAAGATCAGCCCCACCAGCATCAGGATCAGCGGCAGGTAGAGCGCCGAGAGCACGGCCGAATAGGCCACCGGGAAGGCGCCGAACAGCGCGGCACCACCCAGCACCAGCCAGGTCTCGTTGCCGTCCCAGACCGGCGCCACGGTGTTCATCATCACGTCGCGGTCGCCTTCGTCCTTGAAGAACGGATAGAGCATGCCGATGCCCAGATCGAAGCCATCCATCACGACGTACATCATGATCCCGAAGATGATGATGATCGCCCAGATCAGCGGAAGATCGATTCCCATGGCTCAGTTCCTCCCTGCCGGGCTAGCGTTGTCATCGTCGTCGAAGTCGTCCTCGGCAGCCGACAGCGGCCGCGCCGGGGTGCGCTTCTGGCCGGCGCCGCCATGGCTGGTTTCGCGACCTTCGTGGGTGACCGGGCCCTTGCGCACCAGACGCATCATGTAGCCGATGCCCACGCCGAACAGGGTGAAATACACCAGCACGAACATCACCAGGGTCAGGCTCATCTGCGTGACGCTGTGGTTGGACACCGCCTCGGAGGTGCGCATCAGGCCATAGACGACCCACGGCTGGCGGCCGATCTCGGTGGTGAACCAGCCGGCGAGGATGGCGATCAGGCCGGACGGCCCCATCCACAGCACCAGCTTGAGGAACGCACGGTTTTCATAGAGCCGCTTGCGCAGACGCAGCCAGACGCTCCACAGGCCGACCAGGATCATCAGCATGCCCAGCCCCGCCATGATGCGGAACGACCAGAAGATGATGGTGGAGTTGGGGCGGTCGGCCTTCGGGAAGTCCTTCAGCGCCGGGATCGGTTCGGTCAGGCTGTGATTCAGGATCAGGCTGCCGAGCACCGGGATTTCGATCTTGAAGCGGGTTTCTTCGCGCTCCATGTCCGGCCAGCCGACCAGCACCAGCGGGGTCGGCCCGCCTTCGCTGTTGTCCCAGTGGCCTTCGATGGCGGCGATCTTCGCCGGCTGGTGCTTCAGCGTGTTGAGGCCGTGGGCATCGCCCACCATGGCCTGGATGGGAGCCACGATCAGCGCCATCCACATGGCCATCGAGAGCATCTTGCGGATCGCCGGGTTGTCACGGCCACGCAGCAGGTGCCAGGCCGCCGAGGCGCCGACGAAGAAGGCGGTGGCGACGAACGAGGCGATCGCCATGTGCAGCAGGCGATAGGGGAAGGACGGGTTGAAGATGATGGCGACCCAGTCCACCGGCACCACGACGCCGTTGACGATCTCGTGGCCCTGCGGGGTCTGCATCCAGCTGTTGGAGGCGAGGATCCAGAAGGTGGAGATCAGCGTGCCGATGGCCACCATCACCGTGGCGAAGAAATGCAGGCCCGGGCCAACGCGGTGCCAGCCGAACAGCATGACGCCGAGGAAGCCGGCCTCCAGGAAGAACGCCGTGAGCACTTCATAGGTCAATAGCGGGCCGGTGACGCTCCCGGCGAAGGCCGAGAAGGCGCTCCAGTTGGTGCCGAACTGGTACGCCATGACGAGGCCAGAGACCACGCCCATGCCGAAGTTGACGGCGAATATCTTCGACCAGAAGTGATAGAGGTCGCGGTAGACCTCATCCGACGTCTTCAGCCACAAGCCTTCGAGCACCGCCAGATAGCTGGCGAGACCGATGGTGATGGCGGGGAAGATGATGTGGAAGGAGACGGTAAAGGCGAACTGGATCCGAGCCAGGTCGAGCGCCTCTAATCCGAACATGACGATTCCTCTTCAGGCTGACGCCCGCCACGTCAGTGGCCGGGCACCGTGCCTTGCGCGTGCGCAGGGCGTTCTTGCGTGAGTCTGTATTGCGAACCACCGATCTGATGTCGGTTCGGCTTCATTTGGCTGCCCATTCAGAATGGACCGTGATCTGCATTGATGCCGCTCAATGAAGCAACTCGATCTTACGCCGCCAACCCGTGCGCACCGCCGTGGTGGGTTGCCGCGCGGCGGGGTGTCGCGCGACAGCTTGTCTCAGGTCGCTCGCGCGCAGCCATATGAATAAAATCGAATATCAAAATGAAAAATTAATATTTTATTGGAATAAAAAAGGCCGGTAACTTCTGCCTCAACCGCGGCCACTGGCGCTGCGGAAAAAGAATCCACCGCCCGTACGAAGGCCCCATCCCGGCCGGCCCGGACGCCAGCGGTCATCTGCCCCACAAGGACATCGCAATGAAAAAGCTGCTGCTTCTGACCGCCCTCGCCGCTGCCTTCACCACCTCGGCTTTCGCCAATGAAAAGCTGATCGTCGCCGCAACCCCGATTCCCCACGCCGAGATCCTCGAGCTGATCAAGCCGACCCTGGCCAAAGAGGGCGTGGACCTTCAGATCAAGGTCTTCACCGACTACGTGCAGCCCAACGTGCAGGTCGCCGAGAAGCGCCTGGACGCCAACTACTTCCAGACCAAGCCGTACCTGGACAACTTCAACGCCGGCAAGGGCACCCACCTGGTCACCGTGACCGGCGTGCACGTCGAACCCTTCGGCGGCTACTCGAAGAAATACAAGTCCATTGACCAGCTGCCGGACGGCGCCACCGTCGCCATCCCCAACGAAGGCAGCAACAGCGGCCGCGCGCTGCTCCTGCTGCAGAAGGCCGGCGTGATCAAGCTGAAAGACCCGAGCAACGCCCTGGCCACCCCGAAAGACATCGCCGAGAACCCCAAGCACCTGAAGTTCAAGGAACTGGAATCGGCCCTGCTGCCGCGCGTGCTGGACCAGGTCGACCTGGACCTGATCAACACCAACTACGCGCTGGAAGCCAAGCTCAACCCGGTGAAGGACGCGCTGATCCTCGAAGACCGCAACTCGCCCTACGTGAACTACCTGGTGGCGCGTCCGGACAACAAGGACAGCGATGCGCTGAAGAAACTCTCCGCCGCCCTGACCAGCCCGGAAGTCAAAGCCTTCATCGAGAAGAAGTACAACGGCGCCGTGGTGCCGGCCTTCTGATCTGCCGCCCGGCATACTGCCGGGCGCAACGACTCCCACGCTGGGCGCGCTTTCGGCGCACCCGCTTCGACGCCGGTGGGCAGGTTCCACCGGCGTTTTTCTTTTCGAGGTACTCGTCATGAGCGAATCCCCCAAAGGCCCCTCCACCCGCGCCGTCCACGCCGGGCACGACGCCGACCGGCACATGGTCACCCGCGCCAAGAGCCTGCCGATCTACCAGAGCTCGGTGTTCGTCTACGACTCCCTGGAGCAGGTCGACGACTTCCTCGCCGGCAACCCCGACAACTACATGTACACGCGCATCGGCAACCCCAACCACAGCGCTGTGGAGGAGTTGCTGCGCGAGCTGGAAGACGGCGAGGACGCGCTGTTCTCCGCCTCCGGCATGGCGGCGATTTCCGCGGCCCTGCTGGGCGTGCTGAATGCCGGCGACCACCTGATCGCCAGCCGTGAGCTGTATGGCACCACCCAGAGCCTGATCGAGAAGGAACTGGCGCGCTTCGGCATCGCCTCCACCCTGCTCGACCTCAATGACCTGGCCGCCGTGGAAGCAGCGATCACCCCGAGCACCAAGCTGATCTATACCGAGACCGCCTCCAACCCGCTGGTGCGCGTGAGCGATGTGCCGGCGCTGGCCGCCCTCGCCCACCGCCACGGGCTCAAGCTGCTGGTGGACAATACCTTCCTCTCGCCGGTGCTCTACCAGCCGCTGCGCGACGGCGCCGACCTGGTGGTCCACAGCACCACCAAATACCTCAACGGCCATAGCGACGCCATGGGTGGCGCGCTGGTGGGCGATGCGCAGTGGATCGCCGCCGCGCGGCGCTTCCAGATCAACGCCGGCGGCAGCGCCAGTCCCTTCGAGAGCTGGCTCAACTTCCGCGG of the Pseudomonas sp. PSE14 genome contains:
- the cydB gene encoding cytochrome d ubiquinol oxidase subunit II; this encodes MGIDLPLIWAIIIIFGIMMYVVMDGFDLGIGMLYPFFKDEGDRDVMMNTVAPVWDGNETWLVLGGAALFGAFPVAYSAVLSALYLPLILMLVGLIFRGVAFEFRFKARPNKRHLWDKSFIAGSLVATFFQGVALGAFIEGIPVENRAFAGGALDWLAPFPLFCGLGLVVAYSLLGCTWLIMKTEGRLQERMHDLAKPLALVLLAVIGIVSLWTPLAHEEIAQRWFSLPNLFWFLPVPLLVLVTLYNLLRSVASNDHVKPFVLTLVLIFLGYSGLGISLWPNIVPPSLSIWDAAAPPQSQGFMLVGALFIIPFILGYTAWSYYVFRGKVKHGDGYH
- a CDS encoding cytochrome c, with the protein product MQRILSGLALAAGLGLAVGAQAADQELIKRGEYVSRAADCMACHTAEGGAPFAGGLPIHSPFGTIYGSNITPDKDFGIGGYSADEFFAALTEGKRKDGANLYPAMPYTSYHLITREDSDALYAYLMSQTPVHRAAPETSLSFPFNVRLGLTGWNMLYGKSVQLENTDGKSDAYKRGQYLVEVLGHCGECHTPRNQIGALQQDKRLTGGLLNGYSAPSLLAQDLAERGWTSADLTGFLKHGMSPQGSMFNEMFPVMHLSTQHLGDEDLAAMSTYLLGDQPPQAKVVQAVAQDQLGDSAKRGRQQYLNVCAGCHGNDGEGKPHIAVAMQGNTTLRLADSRNLAKVIVEGIREQQFTGFERMQPMPGFADKLSDEQLTDLINYLRQAWGGLPGDMGVQQVAQLKAE
- a CDS encoding (2Fe-2S)-binding protein, which translates into the protein MANRPLNLTLNGQTVGPVEVPEDLPMIDYLHEYQNLTGSRLGCGQGICHACVVIVDNPDGTSEEVRTCITGAHYFEGKKVRTIEGHAKREEDGSVKELNPIQQKFVDRFAFQCSYCAPGFVNAATVLVEKAQRQPLKKSELEATIEASLGHHICRCTGYVRYYDATREVLTDLGLVKEG
- a CDS encoding MetQ/NlpA family ABC transporter substrate-binding protein, with product MKKLLLLTALAAAFTTSAFANEKLIVAATPIPHAEILELIKPTLAKEGVDLQIKVFTDYVQPNVQVAEKRLDANYFQTKPYLDNFNAGKGTHLVTVTGVHVEPFGGYSKKYKSIDQLPDGATVAIPNEGSNSGRALLLLQKAGVIKLKDPSNALATPKDIAENPKHLKFKELESALLPRVLDQVDLDLINTNYALEAKLNPVKDALILEDRNSPYVNYLVARPDNKDSDALKKLSAALTSPEVKAFIEKKYNGAVVPAF
- a CDS encoding xanthine dehydrogenase family protein molybdopterin-binding subunit, whose protein sequence is MSNRDISRRAFLQGGLIAGVSVTLAPLGSRAFAALMENSVTVSPQQWMGHDGKVRFRNDALSKVCGNKVFARDIRSKDMPGWPQQQGHAMLLKTIKADRIFDGIDLAWLGAELQPDRIVTADDLDKDGIVFPEAHAPDPLLPRGKVPMFIGHPVAILIWNDFERFRQAKLKMKFNDKAIRYGAQAPLYQGDPYGSFRYVRVGGATSADPDEFSSLKDSILFPMIRERKPVWNQQPNQHGDLTEQGLFYAQKIKDQIENPPENWLVFDERYKTPSIEPAAMEPDNGNGWYDPASKTLHFVVATQCPFEAAYETAHMIAPSRFGLAKLNMHPGYTVGYGSKDHNIFVFYAALAALYGNGVPVRLANDRYEQFQSGIKRHPFDIRYQLAVDKKDMTFKIFRTEMSVDGGGRINYSPSVAAVGATAAQSIYYMPQNDLQVTAYHSRAVEAGSMRGYGTLQSMAATEMMVDEIAGRLGVDAIELRRVNALKSGMKNTQGAIPAGALRLHEILDKAAAHEWWKTRDARKKEMDAKDPDHWYGVGFAICQKDFGTGSEAPMASIEFDAQGKVHMRHIGIEIGTGMSTSQALVVADFLGKPADEMKTAETEWPELQLLSGEDPYTMSQPTQDEKLRNPRWVGKYASASSATNSAYYFSHATREAARVLFNHGLWPAALEIWRRGPFNGAANPLVVRREDAHWVDGKLTANGLQPLSFAELAQVAHEKGLVTGATVHGFNRWSWAECDFIIDGVRDRLPLDALAVKYGDGAPGVKKAQMNSAGFHLLDRQNVAYPPVQLNNAAVTYYSPVATIVELKVNKGNGEVTVLNHHSWIECGRVLVPELVKGQIEGGTAMGIGHALLEDMPLYEGGPGEGDWNFNRYRLPKAKDVAVWQQSSEILPPLSPSDPSKGIAEVVMIPVVGAIGNAVAHAIGKRVRDLPITPARIKEALNG
- a CDS encoding cytochrome ubiquinol oxidase subunit I is translated as MFGLEALDLARIQFAFTVSFHIIFPAITIGLASYLAVLEGLWLKTSDEVYRDLYHFWSKIFAVNFGMGVVSGLVMAYQFGTNWSAFSAFAGSVTGPLLTYEVLTAFFLEAGFLGVMLFGWHRVGPGLHFFATVMVAIGTLISTFWILASNSWMQTPQGHEIVNGVVVPVDWVAIIFNPSFPYRLLHMAIASFVATAFFVGASAAWHLLRGRDNPAIRKMLSMAMWMALIVAPIQAMVGDAHGLNTLKHQPAKIAAIEGHWDNSEGGPTPLVLVGWPDMEREETRFKIEIPVLGSLILNHSLTEPIPALKDFPKADRPNSTIIFWSFRIMAGLGMLMILVGLWSVWLRLRKRLYENRAFLKLVLWMGPSGLIAILAGWFTTEIGRQPWVVYGLMRTSEAVSNHSVTQMSLTLVMFVLVYFTLFGVGIGYMMRLVRKGPVTHEGRETSHGGAGQKRTPARPLSAAEDDFDDDDNASPAGRN
- a CDS encoding PLP-dependent aspartate aminotransferase family protein — its product is MSESPKGPSTRAVHAGHDADRHMVTRAKSLPIYQSSVFVYDSLEQVDDFLAGNPDNYMYTRIGNPNHSAVEELLRELEDGEDALFSASGMAAISAALLGVLNAGDHLIASRELYGTTQSLIEKELARFGIASTLLDLNDLAAVEAAITPSTKLIYTETASNPLVRVSDVPALAALAHRHGLKLLVDNTFLSPVLYQPLRDGADLVVHSTTKYLNGHSDAMGGALVGDAQWIAAARRFQINAGGSASPFESWLNFRGAKTLALRMRAHSQNAQALAEALEAHPQVERVYYPGLPSHPDHALAQRLFRKGYSGMLSFTLKGGLDQVDRLIGHLQLAAFAPSLAGVASSITHPGKTSHRALSAEALTALDIHDGTIRVSVGIEDSQDIVQDFLQALDAL
- a CDS encoding MFS transporter, which encodes MPAEATSLLRHRPFLAFWLARVCTASAFQMITVAIGWHIYQLTHNVLDLGLVGLVEFLPRVIFMLHTGHVADRYDRRRIASICQIGQGLVAVALVVGASTDSVTREMIFVMAFLLGTARAFEMPTTQALLPNIVPSALFPRAVAASASAMQAATIAAPALGGLLYALGAFWVYTPTAVLYFIACTLVMTLPSRQAPAVQGKATLESLLAGIRFIRSRPDIFGAISLDLFAVLLGGATALLPVFAKDILLTGPWGLGLLRSAPAVGALLMSFWLARFPIERNVGRIMFTAVGVFGITTIAFGLSTSFWFSLAVLVVLGAADMISMVIRGAFVQLETPDEMRGRVSAVNGLFIGASNQLGEFESGVTAHWFGTVPAVVLGGVGTLIVTGAWMKLFPTLAKRDKLH
- a CDS encoding DUF2474 domain-containing protein encodes the protein MTHEEQEKVPLRKRLGWLVLIWALSVAGLGVAAWLMRLFMSAAGLGAPH